A single window of Manduca sexta isolate Smith_Timp_Sample1 chromosome 15, JHU_Msex_v1.0, whole genome shotgun sequence DNA harbors:
- the LOC115453007 gene encoding uncharacterized Golgi apparatus membrane protein-like protein CG5021 isoform X1, translating into MNNPAMNSATPGVPQVPLLDDDTVAFGEEDNANKQFVHPYIVFFHMVFRCAALVVYVLCNWFSDSFIASFVLIVLLLSADFWTVKNISGRLLVGLRWWNYVDDNGKSHWVFESRQNRINPNESRLFWMGLILCPLIWTMFFIICLFAFNFKWMLVVLIALTLTGANLYGYIKCKFGAKESIKSATTEFVKKQIFQNAPAFMFSQPTPPTTNNTGVI; encoded by the exons ATGAACAATCCAGCGATGAATTCAGCAACT CCCGGTGTGCCGCAGGTGCCTCTACTGGATGACGACACCGTAGCCTTCGGTGAAGAGGACAATGCTAACAAACAGTTTGT GCATCCATACATAGTATTCTTCCACATGGTGTTTCGTTGTGCAGCGCTCGTCGTGTATGTGCTGTGTAACTGGTTCTCTGACTCCTTCATTGCAAGCTTTGTGCTGATTGTACTATTACTCTCGGCTGATTTCTGGACTGTCAAGAATATAAgtg gaaGATTGCTGGTTGGTTTGCGATGGTGGAACTATGTAGATGACAATGGAAAATCACATTGGGTGTTTGAATCCAGAcag AACCGCATAAACCCGAATGAGAGCCGTCTGTTCTGGATGGGGCTGATCCTCTGTCCATTGATATGGACCATGTTCTTCATTATCTGTCTGTTTGCATTCAATTTCAAATGGATG CTGGTAGTGCTCATCGCACTCACCCTGACAGGCGCGAACCTCTACGGCTACATAAAGTGCAAGTTCGGCGCCAAGGAGAGCATCAAGTCAGCCACCACGGAGTTTGTCAAGAAACAAATCTTCCAAAACGCGCCAGCATTTATGTTCTCACAGCCCACGCCGCCCACCACGAATAATACCGGTGTTATATAA
- the LOC115453007 gene encoding uncharacterized Golgi apparatus membrane protein-like protein CG5021 isoform X2: MNNPAMNSATVPLLDDDTVAFGEEDNANKQFVHPYIVFFHMVFRCAALVVYVLCNWFSDSFIASFVLIVLLLSADFWTVKNISGRLLVGLRWWNYVDDNGKSHWVFESRQNRINPNESRLFWMGLILCPLIWTMFFIICLFAFNFKWMLVVLIALTLTGANLYGYIKCKFGAKESIKSATTEFVKKQIFQNAPAFMFSQPTPPTTNNTGVI, from the exons ATGAACAATCCAGCGATGAATTCAGCAACT GTGCCTCTACTGGATGACGACACCGTAGCCTTCGGTGAAGAGGACAATGCTAACAAACAGTTTGT GCATCCATACATAGTATTCTTCCACATGGTGTTTCGTTGTGCAGCGCTCGTCGTGTATGTGCTGTGTAACTGGTTCTCTGACTCCTTCATTGCAAGCTTTGTGCTGATTGTACTATTACTCTCGGCTGATTTCTGGACTGTCAAGAATATAAgtg gaaGATTGCTGGTTGGTTTGCGATGGTGGAACTATGTAGATGACAATGGAAAATCACATTGGGTGTTTGAATCCAGAcag AACCGCATAAACCCGAATGAGAGCCGTCTGTTCTGGATGGGGCTGATCCTCTGTCCATTGATATGGACCATGTTCTTCATTATCTGTCTGTTTGCATTCAATTTCAAATGGATG CTGGTAGTGCTCATCGCACTCACCCTGACAGGCGCGAACCTCTACGGCTACATAAAGTGCAAGTTCGGCGCCAAGGAGAGCATCAAGTCAGCCACCACGGAGTTTGTCAAGAAACAAATCTTCCAAAACGCGCCAGCATTTATGTTCTCACAGCCCACGCCGCCCACCACGAATAATACCGGTGTTATATAA